One Corynebacterium appendicis CIP 107643 DNA window includes the following coding sequences:
- a CDS encoding ABC transporter ATP-binding protein produces the protein MTTATGIRHTSQSTTGTAPALSMKDVTVTFPDGDGRITALDNATLSADPCTVTFVVGASGSGKSTLLSAAAGLLTPDSGTVEVAGEPISEKVRLNRIGMVFQQPNLIASLTVRDQLLVTEHIRGVRGKELRAKKSHADDLLELVGLEGLGDRRMQQLSGGQRQRVGIARALMGEPSLVLADEPTTALDTNRSQEIIKLLRNVTEELGPACLIVTHETELIENGDRVIEVSDGHVTEG, from the coding sequence ATGACTACCGCTACCGGTATCCGTCACACGTCCCAGTCCACCACCGGTACTGCCCCGGCACTGTCGATGAAGGATGTCACCGTCACCTTCCCGGACGGCGACGGACGCATCACTGCTCTGGACAATGCCACCTTGTCGGCTGATCCGTGCACCGTCACCTTCGTCGTCGGCGCATCCGGCTCCGGCAAATCCACGCTGCTGTCCGCCGCTGCGGGCCTGCTCACCCCCGATTCCGGAACCGTCGAGGTCGCCGGCGAGCCGATCAGCGAAAAGGTCCGCCTCAACCGCATCGGCATGGTCTTCCAGCAGCCGAACCTCATCGCCTCGCTGACCGTGCGCGACCAGCTGCTGGTCACCGAGCACATCCGGGGCGTACGCGGCAAGGAGCTGCGCGCCAAGAAGTCCCACGCGGATGACTTGCTCGAGCTCGTCGGTCTGGAGGGCCTGGGCGACCGCCGCATGCAGCAGCTCTCCGGCGGCCAGCGCCAGCGCGTCGGCATCGCCCGCGCGCTCATGGGCGAGCCGAGCCTCGTGCTTGCCGACGAGCCCACCACCGCCCTAGACACCAACCGCTCTCAGGAGATCATCAAGCTCCTGCGCAATGTCACCGAGGAACTCGGTCCGGCCTGCCTCATCGTCACCCACGAGACTGAGCTGATCGAAAACGGCGACCGCGTCATCGAGGTCTCCGACGGCCACGTCACGGAGGGCTAG
- the aceA gene encoding isocitrate lyase, producing MTTTGQARTAQEIQKDWDENPRWKGVTRDYTAEQVAALQGNVVEEQTLARRGAEILWDGITKGDGSYIHALGALTGNQAVQQVRAGLQAVYLSGWQVAGDANLSGNTYPDQSLYPANSVPNVVRRINNALSRADQISRVEGDDSVDNWLVPIVADGEAGFGGALNVYELQRAMIQAGAAGTHWEDQLASEKKCGHLGGKVLIPTQQHIRTLSSARLAADVLNVPTVVIGRTDAEAATLLTSDVDERDAKFLTGERSAEGYYYVKNGVEACIDRAKSYAPYADLIWMETGTPDLELAKQFADGVHEEFPDQLLAYNCSPSFNWSSHLDEEEIAKFQKELGKMGFVFQFITLAGFHALNYSMFDLAHGYAREGMPAFVDLQNREFKAASERGFTAVKHQREVGAGYFDLVATTVDPNSSTTALKGSTEEGQF from the coding sequence ATGACCACCACTGGACAGGCTCGTACTGCTCAGGAAATCCAGAAGGACTGGGACGAGAACCCCCGCTGGAAGGGCGTGACCCGCGACTACACTGCAGAGCAGGTCGCTGCGCTGCAGGGCAACGTCGTCGAGGAGCAGACCCTCGCACGCCGCGGTGCTGAGATCCTCTGGGACGGCATCACCAAGGGTGACGGCTCTTACATCCACGCTCTGGGCGCCCTGACCGGTAACCAGGCTGTGCAGCAGGTCCGCGCCGGCCTGCAGGCTGTTTACCTCTCCGGTTGGCAGGTCGCCGGCGACGCTAACCTTTCCGGCAACACTTACCCGGACCAGTCCCTGTACCCGGCTAACTCCGTGCCGAACGTTGTGCGCCGCATCAACAACGCTCTGAGCCGCGCCGACCAGATCTCCCGCGTCGAGGGCGATGACTCCGTCGACAACTGGCTCGTCCCGATCGTCGCTGACGGCGAGGCTGGCTTCGGTGGCGCTCTGAACGTCTACGAGCTGCAGCGCGCAATGATCCAGGCTGGTGCCGCCGGTACCCACTGGGAGGACCAGCTCGCTTCCGAGAAGAAGTGCGGCCACCTGGGCGGCAAGGTCCTCATCCCGACCCAGCAGCACATCCGCACCCTGTCTTCCGCTCGTCTGGCAGCTGACGTCCTCAACGTCCCGACCGTTGTCATCGGCCGCACCGACGCTGAGGCCGCTACTCTGCTGACCTCCGATGTCGACGAGCGCGACGCGAAGTTCCTGACCGGTGAGCGTTCCGCTGAGGGCTACTACTACGTCAAGAACGGCGTTGAGGCCTGCATCGACCGTGCGAAGTCCTACGCTCCGTACGCCGACCTGATCTGGATGGAGACCGGTACTCCGGACCTCGAGCTGGCGAAGCAGTTCGCCGACGGTGTCCACGAGGAGTTCCCGGACCAGCTTCTGGCCTACAACTGCTCCCCGTCCTTCAACTGGTCCTCCCACCTGGACGAGGAAGAGATCGCCAAGTTCCAGAAGGAGCTGGGCAAGATGGGCTTCGTGTTCCAGTTCATCACCCTGGCTGGCTTCCACGCCCTCAACTACTCCATGTTCGACCTGGCCCACGGCTACGCTCGCGAGGGCATGCCGGCGTTCGTCGACCTGCAGAACCGCGAGTTCAAGGCTGCTTCCGAGCGCGGCTTCACCGCTGTGAAGCACCAGCGCGAGGTCGGCGCAGGATACTTCGACCTCGTCGCCACCACCGTCGACCCGAACTCCTCCACCACCGCCCTGAAGGGCTCCACCGAGGAGGGCCAGTTCTAA
- a CDS encoding sensor histidine kinase has protein sequence MKTTSNILAFLRVSLHVLVAVLLLVGLLGVQHSRVPALTVCLAALFSGLYLAGTVMHHRGRDIRPGTGAAWLGIVAALWVALVWTSPDFAWLEFPLVMLACYLLPTPLGIAASLAAGAFTVAVMAPETGIGGIIGPTIGTLVAVVASFAYQALRGEAEHYKLIAARLEATQMELAESQYQAGALQERTRLAREVHDTMAQGLSSIVLFGRVAAGHLESGNPARREKAQEILGTIVDTASENLSEARRFVAANSPEAAPLSDRLEALAASARSRQKAIDSPLDLTLVAPGADQITGEAADVVERVVREGVSNIVRHSHAGKAVVTVEKLGNVATVDVFDDGSGVKRPAGHGLTGLRARVAEVGGTLELESSPRGTVLAARIPLED, from the coding sequence GTGAAGACCACAAGCAATATCCTCGCTTTTCTCCGCGTGAGCCTGCACGTGCTCGTCGCCGTGCTCCTCCTCGTGGGTCTGCTCGGCGTGCAGCACTCGCGGGTCCCGGCGCTGACCGTGTGCCTGGCGGCGCTGTTCTCCGGGCTCTACCTCGCGGGCACGGTCATGCACCACCGCGGGCGCGATATCCGGCCGGGTACCGGTGCCGCGTGGCTGGGCATCGTCGCCGCGCTCTGGGTGGCGCTAGTGTGGACCTCCCCAGACTTCGCGTGGCTGGAATTCCCGCTGGTCATGCTCGCTTGTTACCTGCTACCGACGCCCCTAGGCATCGCGGCCTCGCTCGCGGCGGGGGCGTTCACCGTGGCAGTCATGGCGCCGGAGACAGGAATCGGGGGCATTATCGGCCCGACCATCGGCACGCTCGTCGCGGTGGTGGCCAGCTTCGCCTACCAAGCGCTGCGCGGGGAAGCCGAGCACTACAAGCTCATCGCCGCGCGCCTGGAGGCCACGCAGATGGAGCTCGCTGAGAGCCAGTACCAGGCTGGCGCCCTGCAGGAGCGCACGCGCCTGGCCCGCGAGGTCCACGACACAATGGCGCAGGGATTGAGTAGCATCGTGCTCTTCGGCCGGGTCGCCGCCGGCCACCTCGAGTCCGGAAACCCGGCACGCAGGGAAAAAGCGCAGGAGATTCTCGGCACGATCGTCGACACTGCCAGCGAGAACTTGTCGGAGGCGCGGCGCTTCGTAGCGGCGAACTCGCCGGAAGCGGCCCCGTTGAGCGATCGGCTTGAGGCGTTGGCGGCGTCGGCACGCAGCAGGCAAAAGGCGATCGATTCCCCGCTCGATCTCACCCTCGTCGCGCCCGGCGCGGACCAGATCACGGGTGAGGCCGCGGATGTCGTCGAGCGCGTCGTGCGCGAGGGCGTGAGCAATATCGTGCGCCATTCGCACGCAGGCAAGGCGGTGGTCACTGTGGAGAAACTCGGTAATGTCGCCACCGTGGACGTGTTCGACGACGGCTCCGGAGTGAAGCGCCCGGCGGGCCACGGGCTGACCGGCCTCCGCGCCCGCGTCGCCGAAGTCGGGGGCACGCTCGAACTGGAAAGCTCGCCGCGCGGCACGGTCCTCGCGGCACGAATCCCCTTGGAGGATTAA
- the rraA gene encoding ribonuclease E activity regulator RraA: protein MADIQFVPTADIADIHDTDVRSCDIQFRNFGGTVDFCGEIHTISCFQDNGLVKKTLNSPGEGKVLVIDGHASMHTALMGDMIAEAGVKNGWAGVIINGPIRDSAEVAKMNFGCKALGSNPRKSAKDGVGKENIVLRLGGIDFVPGEYVYADSDGVVVSENPVEPK from the coding sequence ATGGCCGACATTCAGTTCGTCCCCACCGCCGACATCGCCGATATCCACGACACGGATGTGCGCAGCTGCGATATCCAGTTCCGCAACTTCGGAGGCACGGTCGATTTCTGCGGCGAGATCCACACCATTTCCTGCTTCCAGGACAATGGCCTGGTGAAGAAGACGCTGAACTCGCCGGGTGAGGGCAAGGTCCTCGTCATCGACGGCCACGCCAGCATGCACACCGCGCTCATGGGCGACATGATCGCGGAAGCCGGCGTTAAGAACGGCTGGGCCGGCGTGATCATCAACGGCCCGATCCGCGATTCCGCCGAGGTGGCGAAGATGAACTTCGGTTGCAAGGCGCTGGGCTCCAACCCGCGCAAGTCCGCGAAGGACGGCGTGGGCAAGGAGAATATCGTGCTGCGTCTTGGCGGCATCGACTTCGTTCCGGGCGAATACGTCTACGCCGATTCCGATGGCGTCGTCGTCTCCGAGAATCCGGTGGAGCCCAAGTAG
- a CDS encoding Fpg/Nei family DNA glycosylase, producing the protein MPEGHVLHRLARTLNADFRSGPVEVTSPQGRFEAEAELIDGTWLTEATAHGKHLFISFGHEQGEPEHTIYIHLGLIGSLRFEPATDEWGQMRLHISNGETAANLRGPQKCELMTPGEAAAIVDKSGFDPIVDLDPPAALWERVHRSKRTIGSLLMDQKLFAGVGNIYRAEVLFRQRIDPALPGDQLDRAQFDAIWADLTELMAYGVDHGRIDTVRPEHTPEAMGRPPRKDDHGGEVYVYRRSADPCYVCSTPIETKVLEGRKLYWCPECQA; encoded by the coding sequence ATGCCTGAAGGTCACGTTCTCCACCGCCTCGCCCGCACTCTCAACGCGGACTTCCGCTCGGGCCCGGTGGAGGTGACCAGCCCGCAGGGGAGGTTCGAGGCAGAAGCAGAGCTTATCGACGGCACGTGGCTCACCGAAGCTACCGCCCACGGCAAGCACCTGTTCATCTCCTTCGGGCACGAACAGGGCGAGCCGGAGCACACGATCTATATCCACCTCGGCCTGATCGGCTCATTGCGTTTTGAGCCCGCCACCGACGAATGGGGCCAGATGCGGCTGCACATCTCCAACGGCGAGACAGCCGCCAACCTGCGTGGCCCGCAGAAATGCGAGCTGATGACGCCGGGGGAGGCGGCTGCGATCGTCGATAAGTCTGGCTTCGACCCCATCGTCGACCTGGACCCGCCTGCCGCACTGTGGGAGCGCGTCCACCGTTCGAAGCGCACCATCGGCTCCCTCCTGATGGACCAGAAGCTCTTCGCCGGCGTGGGCAATATCTACCGCGCCGAGGTGCTGTTCCGGCAGAGAATCGACCCCGCCCTGCCCGGCGACCAGCTCGACCGCGCCCAGTTCGACGCGATCTGGGCTGATCTGACCGAACTGATGGCTTACGGCGTCGACCACGGCCGGATCGACACCGTCCGTCCTGAGCACACGCCGGAGGCGATGGGCCGCCCGCCCCGCAAGGACGACCACGGCGGCGAAGTCTACGTCTACCGCCGCTCGGCGGATCCCTGCTATGTCTGCAGCACCCCCATCGAGACCAAGGTCCTCGAGGGCCGCAAGCTGTACTGGTGCCCCGAGTGCCAGGCTTGA
- a CDS encoding ABC transporter permease has translation MFVALRDLLNAKGRFGLIAGVVALVTFLVVMLTGLTAGLGKQNTSALEALDPAAVTFDDAGNQSYTTSRIAEADDGTTPLGTGQTLMTRDDGTEESVAVLGLPSGTELPTGQVLEDHAIASESLELADGESITVGGAPVTVSEQAEDLYFAHSPVLWVPTETWQAAMHTEAVGTVELSDNEDTAPEGSVSLKDSFEALPAYSSEQGSLKMIQGFLYLISALVTVAFLSVWTAQRTRDLSILKAIGASNRYLLKDSIGQAALILAIGALIGTAAAAGLGLAAAQVAPFVLSPASVILPALAIWILGMGGAALATRSISRVDPQLALGGAA, from the coding sequence ATGTTTGTTGCACTGAGAGATTTGTTGAATGCCAAAGGGCGCTTCGGCCTCATCGCGGGCGTGGTCGCTCTCGTGACGTTCCTCGTTGTCATGCTCACCGGCCTCACCGCCGGACTGGGCAAGCAGAACACTTCTGCCCTCGAGGCCCTCGACCCCGCCGCCGTGACGTTCGACGACGCCGGCAACCAGTCCTACACCACCTCCCGCATAGCAGAAGCCGATGATGGAACGACTCCTCTGGGAACCGGCCAGACGCTGATGACCCGTGATGACGGCACGGAAGAATCCGTTGCCGTCCTGGGTCTACCGTCCGGCACCGAACTGCCGACCGGACAGGTGCTCGAGGACCACGCGATCGCGTCCGAGTCGCTCGAGCTTGCCGACGGCGAGTCCATCACCGTCGGCGGCGCCCCCGTCACGGTGAGTGAGCAGGCCGAAGACCTGTACTTCGCCCACTCCCCCGTCCTGTGGGTCCCGACTGAGACCTGGCAGGCTGCCATGCACACCGAGGCGGTGGGCACGGTGGAGCTGTCCGACAATGAGGACACCGCCCCGGAGGGCTCCGTCTCGCTGAAGGACTCCTTCGAGGCACTGCCGGCTTATTCTTCCGAGCAGGGCTCACTGAAGATGATCCAGGGCTTCCTCTACCTCATTTCCGCGCTGGTCACCGTCGCCTTCCTGAGCGTGTGGACGGCGCAGCGCACACGCGACCTGTCCATCCTTAAGGCCATCGGCGCTTCCAATCGCTACTTGCTCAAGGACAGCATCGGCCAGGCCGCGCTCATCCTCGCGATCGGCGCCCTGATCGGCACCGCTGCCGCGGCAGGCCTGGGCCTCGCCGCTGCGCAGGTCGCCCCGTTTGTCCTGAGCCCCGCCAGCGTTATCCTTCCGGCCCTGGCCATCTGGATCCTCGGCATGGGCGGTGCCGCACTAGCCACCCGCTCGATCTCCCGCGTTGACCCGCAACTCGCACTTGGAGGTGCAGCCTAA